One part of the Anaeromyxobacter sp. Fw109-5 genome encodes these proteins:
- a CDS encoding sulfite exporter TauE/SafE family protein: MKSFVSSLVIGLTAGIFGGLVGVGGGIVMIPLMVRFAGLRQHQAHGTSLLALVFTGLGGAATYAGQGAVDVAAAASLAVTAIATARLGARHAHALPEWKLKRAFGGFQVAVAALLLAKPYLAGASVPAVGFSKLAVLIVTGGFTGFLSGMMGVGGGSLMVPAMVLLTGFPQVLAQGSSLLAMVPAGLAGAHQHWQLGNVVRRLLVGLVPGILLGTWLGSSLALQLTDVTLRFAFAGVVTYTGVRYLRAPRPAPAPAAAGV, from the coding sequence ATGAAGAGCTTCGTCTCCAGCCTGGTCATCGGCCTCACCGCCGGGATCTTCGGCGGCCTGGTCGGCGTCGGCGGCGGCATCGTGATGATCCCGCTCATGGTCCGCTTCGCCGGACTGCGCCAGCACCAGGCGCACGGCACGAGCCTGCTCGCGCTGGTGTTCACCGGGCTCGGCGGGGCCGCCACCTACGCCGGGCAGGGCGCGGTGGACGTGGCGGCCGCGGCGAGCCTGGCGGTCACCGCGATCGCGACGGCGCGGCTCGGCGCGCGGCACGCCCACGCGCTGCCGGAGTGGAAGCTGAAGCGCGCCTTCGGCGGCTTCCAGGTCGCCGTCGCCGCGCTGCTCCTCGCGAAGCCCTACCTCGCCGGTGCGTCGGTTCCGGCGGTGGGCTTCTCGAAGCTCGCCGTGCTCATCGTCACCGGCGGCTTCACCGGGTTCCTGTCCGGGATGATGGGCGTGGGCGGCGGGAGCCTGATGGTGCCGGCCATGGTCCTCCTCACCGGCTTCCCGCAGGTGCTCGCCCAGGGGAGCTCGCTGCTCGCCATGGTCCCCGCCGGTCTGGCCGGCGCCCACCAGCACTGGCAGCTCGGGAACGTGGTGCGACGCCTCCTCGTCGGGCTCGTGCCCGGCATCCTGCTCGGCACCTGGCTCGGCAGCAGCCTCGCGCTCCAGCTGACGGACGTGACGCTGCGCTTCGCCTTCGCCGGCGTGGTGACGTACACCGGCGTGCGCTACCTCCGGGCGCCTCGCCCCGCGCCCGCCCCCGCGGCGGCCGGGGTGTGA